One part of the Rutidosis leptorrhynchoides isolate AG116_Rl617_1_P2 chromosome 1, CSIRO_AGI_Rlap_v1, whole genome shotgun sequence genome encodes these proteins:
- the LOC139886050 gene encoding choline transporter protein 1 has protein sequence MRGVIGKYPSSDGNGEVGSGNGVIKYNRKCRDVVFLVFFIAFWIAMIVNSSFGFNQGNPLRLNFGLDYKGNVCGGKYKDLNLHELELKYYVNPNQVYQSGVKNSGVKLSNARTICLLDCPIPSEDSLNWVCDYPEGDIRLSLDDWIDMNYDYYADLTPELRNTSLQLQGPCYPVIFPSVNVYWTCQFIDRPSNVSLTHWKQMNGVNIDDNMVIDKSIHNSINARSSVLKRYVADVGKSWPVLIVCGGLLPLFLSLLWLLMIRHFVTAMPWVTVFFFNGLIISVTMFYYMKAGWIGDNAISPIIGEHDPYYHVSAREQHHIRAAAFLMTCVMIVAVLSSIAIVRRILMATSVLKVAAKVIGEVQALIIFPIVPYLILAVFYMIWFSAALHLFSSGEIVRNDCSTNCCAYDLKAKRVSCDDCCGYSIHYTPHIGASIMFHLFGCYWATQFFIACSSTIIAGSVASYYWARGQTSATIPFLPVFSSMKLLMRYSLGSVSIGSLIVSFVESTRFILEAIRRRLKVADILPESWIKRMMFYTSRFCLRCIELTIKSVNRNAYITIAVTGKGFFIASEMATDLIISNILRIGKVNVIGDVILFLGRLCVSLASALFAFLMLDTHKYKSSHNKITSPLFPVLACWGLGYVVATLFFGVVEMSIDTIILSYCQDAEEHQGTAHYAPPLLIETFDDQNEVQRIGQ, from the exons ATGAGAGGGGTGATTGGGAAGTACCCATCAAGTGATGGAAATGGTGAAGTGGGTAGTGGAAATGGGGTCATAAAATACAACAGGAAATGTAGAGATGTTGTGTTTCTTGTTTTTTTCATAGCCTTTTGGATCGCCATGATTGTTAACTCAAGTTTTGGGTTTAACCAAGGGAACCCATTAAG GCTAAACTTTGGGTTGGATTATAAAGGAAATGTATGTGGAGGCAAATACAAAGATTTAAACCTCCATGAATTGGAACTCAAATACTATGTTAACCCTAACCAAGTTTACCAAAGTGGAGTAAAGAACAGTGGAGTAAAACTGTCTAACGCTCGAACAATATGCTTGTTAGATTGTCCAATTCCATCAGAAGATTCTTTGAATTGGGTTTGTGATTATCCAGAAGGAGATATACGTCTCTCTTTAGACGATTGGATCGATAtgaattatgattattatgctgACCTCACCCCTGAATTAAGAAACACTTCTCTTCAACTTCAAGGTCCTTGTTACCCTGTCATATTTCCAAGTGTAAATG TTTATTGGACTTGCCAGTTTATTGATCGTCCATCAAATGTGTCTTTAACACATTGGAAGCAAATGAATGGTGTTAACATTGATGATAATATGGTGATCGATAAATCTATTCACAACTCCATTAACGCAAGGTCTTCAGTCTTGAAG AGATATGTGGCCGATGTCGGAAAATCATGGCCTGTGTTGATTGTATGTGGAGGACTCTTGCCTTTATTTCTATCGTTGCTATGGCTTTTGATGATCCGCCATTTCGTAACTGCAATGCCATGGGTTACTGTATTTTTCTTTAACGGGCTCATTATATCAGTCACAATGTTCTACTACATGAAAG CTGGATGGATTGGGGACAATGCTATCTCGCCCATCATTGGTGAACATGATCCATATTATCATGTTTCTGCAAGA GAGCAACATCATATTCGTGCTGCTGCTTTTCTAATGACTTGTGTAATGATTGTTGCTGTTCTATCATCTATAGCGATTGTTCGACGGATTCTTATGGCAACATCGGTACTCAAG GTTGCTGCAAAAGTTATAGGAGAAGTTCAGGCTCTTATAATATTCCCGATCGTACCGTACCTTATCCTCGCGGTTTTTTACATGATTTGGTTTTCAGCTGCCCTTCATCTTTTTAGTTCCGGTGAAATTGTTCGAAATGATTGTAGTACAAACTGTTGTGCATATGATCTAAAAGCCAAACGGGTCAGTTGTGATGATTGTTGTGGCTATAGCATCCATTACACGCCTCATATCGGTGCTTCGATTATGTTCCACTTGTTTGGATGCTATTGGGCCACTCAGTTTTTCATAGCGTGTTCGTCGACTATCATTGCGGGTTCTGTGGCTTCGTATTATTGGGCTCGTGGGCAAACTTCG GCAACTATTCCGTTTCTTCCGGTATTTTCGTCAATGAAGCTACTTATGCGTTATAGCCTTGGCTCGGTGTCAATCGGTTCTTTAATCGTATCTTTTGTTGAGTCAACTCGGTTCATACTTGAGGCCATACGCAGGAGATTAAAGGTTGCTGATATTTTGCCTGAAAGCTGGATCAAGAGGATGATGTTCTATACTTCTCGGTTTTGCTTGAGGTGTATTGAATTGACCATAAAATCCGTAAACCGCAATGCATACATTACG ATTGCTGTAACTGGAAAAGGGTTTTTTATAGCTTCTGAAATGGCAACTGATTTAATAATCAGTAATATTCTTCGTATAGGCAAAGTGAATGTGATTGGGGATGTTATTTTGTTTCTCGGTAGACTGTGTGTGAGTCTTGCGAGTGCGCTTTTTGCGTTTCTAATGTTGGATACTCATAAATACAAATCGTCACATAACAAGATTACGTCCCCACTGTTTCCGGTGCTG GCGTGTTGGGGTCTAGGATATGTAGTTGCTACGCTTTTCTTTGGAGTGGTTGAAATGTCGATAGATACGATCATTCTTTCGTATTGTCAAGATGCTGAAGAGCACCAAGGGACGGCACATTACGCTCCTCCGCTCTTGATCGAGACTTTTGATGATCAAAATGAGGTGCAAAGAATTGGACAATGA
- the LOC139852427 gene encoding uncharacterized protein produces the protein MKIISLNIRGSGLDDKDKLKLNWFKRLCNREKPNFLALQETKCQNFPEFWIEKFWGNLDYKYCCKKAKGNSGGLLMVWDPNLFVTNHIVERGTFIAIKGNWKSVGEELVLINVYGPQNDEGKKQMWKDLKEVMNYDEALWMIFGDFNEVRFASERKNTFFFIENRAKWFNDFIKDCNLLDIPLGGRLYTRISDNGHKFSKLDRFLISENVLQKWPNLNAVVLDKKYTDHCPIMLQEGNIDFGPKPIKVFDEWIKHKDAQSIVEKAWSMEVKGWRHDVIFREKLKNVKMELKKWYSTSQCKLKGEIEELTKKVIDWELKAEVSNLSDIDLLAWNTDRDKLFQKEKNQTENVKTKSKVQMGIRR, from the coding sequence ATGAAGATAATCTCGTTAAACATTAGAGGATCAGGGCTTGATGATAAAGACAAATTAAAATTAAATTGGTTCAAAAGATTATGCAATCGTGAAAAACCAAACTTTTTAGCGTTACAAGAAACTAAATGTCAAAACTTTCCAGAATTCTGGATCGAAAAATTTTGGGGTAACTTGGATTATAAATATTGTTGCAAAAAAGCTAAAGGGAATTCGGGCGGGCTTCTTATGGTTTGGGATCCTAACCTTTTTGTTACTAACCATATTGTTGAGCGAGGAACCTTTATTGCGATAAAAGGTAATTGGAAAAGTGTAGGTGAGGAGTTGGTTCTTATAAACGTATATGGTCCACAAAACGATGAAGGTAAAAAGCAAATGTGGAAAGATCTTAAAGAGGTTATGAATTATGATGAGGCCTTATGGATGATTTTTGGGGATTTCAATGAAGTAAGGTTTGCTTCTGAAAGGAAAAATACCTTTTTTTTTATTGAAAATAGGGCCAAATGGTTTAACGATTTCATAAAAGATTGCAATCTTCTTGATATCCCGCTTGGAGGTCGGTTATATACTAGGATTAGCGATAATGGCCACAAATTTAGTAAACTTGATCGATTTCTCATTTCCGAAAATGTTTTACAAAAATGGCCTAATTTAAATGCGGTTGTGCTCGACAAAAAATATACAGATCATTGCCCGATAATGCTTCAAGAGGGTAATATCGATTTTGGGCCGAAACCGATTAAAGTCTTCGACGAATGGATAAAACATAAAGACGCACAGAGTATTGTCGAAAAAGCTTGGAGTATGGAGGTTAAGGGATGGAGACATGATGTTATCTTTAGAGAAAAATTGAAAAACGTTAAGATGGAACTCAAAAAATGGTACTCCACCTCACAATGTAAATTAAAAGGTGAAATCGAAGAACTCACAAAGAAGGTTATCGATTGGGAGCTAAAGGCTGAAGTTTCTAACTTAAGTGATATCGATTTGCTAGCATGGAACACGGATCGTGATAAGCTCTTTCAAAAAGAAAAAAATCAAACTGAAAATGTTAAAACAAAAAGCAAGGTACAAATGGGCATTAGAAGGTGA